In one window of Desulfovibrio desulfuricans DSM 642 DNA:
- a CDS encoding conjugal transfer protein TrbE (type IV secretion system ATPase VirB4 family), with translation MLKLADYRSKAKGLPDLLPYAALVAPGVVLNKDASFLAAWEVRGQDTASSTPDEMAYVSAQFNNAVKLLGTGWMLHMDAIRSSHRAYPAPGKGHFPDPVTQMIDDERREYFNGSGNEAGQRCFSTSTILSVTYKPNLNAAKMAGKAQAGAVSSSGLEKALVQFQNTLEELEDALSAVLHMQRLGEYTAYYADGEDYTQSDLLSHLQHCLSGELHPMRVPETPMYLDALLGSEDLVGGIIPRLGDRHLAVISIDGLPQESYPAMLAELDALPLEYRFSSRFLCLDQYDATKEINSYRKGWRQQVFRFMDQFFNNPNARANRDALLMAEDAETALTEVQGGYVGAGYLTSTIVLMHEDQERLQDWARELRRTVQTLGFGCRIESINALEAWLGTHPGNGYANLRRPMVNTLNLADLLPLATVWTGSPVCPCPFYPPDSRPLAVLTTDKSTPFWFNIHVGDLGHTLIFGPTGAGKSTLLATLAAQFRCYDNARIFAFDKGMSMFPLCYGAGGDHYNIGDSNQLSFAPLQRISESDAECSWAEEWIASLMELQGFTVMPSHRNAIHTAMQSLAANPEHLRSLTSFYHVVQDREIKEAIQHYTAQGAMGRILDADTDSLNLSSFMVFEVESLMNLGDKNLIPVLTYLFHRIEKALDGDPTMLILDEAWIMLGHPVFRAKIREWLKVMRKANCAVLLATQSLSDARNSGILDVLTESCLTKIFLPNIAARQEGQRDLYTGMGLNETQIGIIATATPKRDYYVVTPQGRRQVQLALGRKTLAFVGASDKESIARIQELAAEHGPDGWQAAWLHERNAA, from the coding sequence ATGCTGAAACTCGCTGATTACCGCTCTAAAGCCAAAGGCCTGCCTGATTTGTTGCCCTACGCGGCGCTTGTTGCGCCGGGCGTGGTCCTGAACAAAGACGCCTCCTTTCTGGCGGCATGGGAAGTACGCGGGCAGGATACTGCCAGCTCCACGCCTGACGAGATGGCCTACGTGTCGGCGCAGTTCAACAACGCGGTCAAGTTGCTCGGAACCGGCTGGATGTTGCATATGGATGCGATCCGCAGCAGTCATCGGGCCTATCCGGCTCCGGGCAAAGGGCACTTCCCTGATCCTGTAACGCAAATGATCGACGATGAGCGCCGGGAGTATTTCAACGGTTCCGGTAATGAGGCTGGGCAGCGTTGTTTCAGCACCAGCACGATCTTGTCCGTCACCTATAAACCCAACCTGAACGCCGCCAAAATGGCGGGTAAAGCACAAGCGGGCGCGGTTTCGTCTTCCGGCTTGGAAAAGGCTCTGGTGCAATTCCAGAATACCTTGGAAGAGCTGGAAGATGCGCTTTCCGCCGTGCTGCACATGCAGCGGCTGGGCGAATACACGGCCTATTACGCGGACGGGGAAGACTACACGCAGTCCGATCTGCTTTCGCATCTCCAGCACTGCCTTTCCGGCGAGCTGCATCCCATGCGGGTGCCGGAAACGCCCATGTACCTGGATGCACTGCTCGGCAGTGAAGATTTAGTGGGCGGCATCATTCCGCGCCTGGGCGACAGGCATTTGGCAGTCATTTCCATAGACGGCCTGCCGCAGGAGTCCTACCCGGCCATGCTGGCGGAGTTGGACGCTCTTCCTTTGGAGTACCGCTTTTCCAGCCGCTTTCTGTGCCTGGATCAGTATGACGCCACAAAGGAAATCAACTCCTACCGCAAGGGCTGGCGGCAGCAGGTTTTCCGGTTCATGGACCAGTTTTTCAATAACCCCAATGCCCGCGCCAATCGTGATGCCCTGCTCATGGCCGAAGACGCGGAAACCGCGCTCACAGAAGTTCAGGGGGGCTATGTGGGCGCGGGCTATCTGACCTCAACCATTGTGCTGATGCACGAAGACCAGGAGCGCTTGCAGGATTGGGCACGGGAACTGCGGCGCACGGTGCAGACTCTCGGTTTCGGCTGCCGGATTGAAAGTATCAACGCCCTGGAAGCCTGGCTGGGAACGCATCCGGGTAACGGATACGCCAACTTGCGGCGTCCTATGGTCAACACCCTGAACTTGGCTGATCTATTGCCCCTGGCAACGGTCTGGACAGGTTCTCCGGTTTGTCCCTGCCCATTCTATCCGCCTGATTCCAGGCCTCTGGCTGTGCTGACAACAGATAAATCCACGCCGTTCTGGTTCAACATCCACGTCGGAGACTTGGGGCACACGCTCATTTTTGGGCCGACCGGCGCGGGTAAGTCCACTTTGCTGGCAACGCTTGCCGCGCAGTTTCGCTGCTATGATAACGCCCGCATCTTTGCTTTTGACAAGGGCATGAGCATGTTCCCGCTCTGCTATGGGGCAGGCGGCGATCACTACAATATTGGTGACTCCAACCAGCTTTCCTTCGCGCCTTTACAGCGCATCAGCGAGTCAGACGCTGAATGCTCCTGGGCGGAAGAATGGATCGCTTCGCTCATGGAATTGCAAGGCTTCACGGTCATGCCTTCGCACCGCAACGCCATTCACACGGCCATGCAAAGTCTTGCGGCCAACCCGGAGCATCTGCGTTCCCTGACCAGTTTCTACCATGTAGTGCAGGATCGAGAGATTAAGGAGGCTATCCAGCATTACACCGCGCAAGGGGCAATGGGGCGAATTCTGGACGCCGACACGGACAGCCTGAACCTGTCCAGTTTTATGGTGTTTGAAGTCGAGAGCCTGATGAACCTAGGCGACAAAAACCTGATTCCGGTTCTGACCTACCTGTTTCACCGCATTGAAAAGGCTTTAGACGGCGATCCTACCATGCTGATCCTTGATGAAGCCTGGATCATGTTGGGGCATCCGGTGTTTAGGGCCAAGATTCGGGAATGGCTGAAAGTCATGCGTAAGGCCAACTGCGCGGTTCTCCTGGCCACGCAAAGCCTTTCGGACGCCCGGAACTCCGGCATTCTGGATGTACTCACAGAATCCTGCCTGACCAAGATCTTCCTGCCCAACATCGCCGCCCGCCAGGAAGGCCAGCGCGATCTGTACACGGGGATGGGACTCAACGAAACGCAGATCGGCATCATCGCCACGGCCACGCCTAAGCGGGACTACTACGTTGTAACGCCCCAAGGGCGGCGGCAAGTGCAGCTCGCCCTTGGACGCAAGACGCTGGCCTTTGTGGGGGCTTCGGACAAGGAGAGCATCGCCCGTATTCAGGAACTCGCAGCCGAACACGGGCCGGACGGTTGGCAGGCGGCATGGCTGCACGAGCGCAACGCAGCGTAA
- the trbJ gene encoding P-type conjugative transfer protein TrbJ — protein MKKYILLALTLALFASPAQAITVTCTNCSTNLVQMLDRITNMEQLSSLMKQYQEAVEQTRQQIRMVQQNVEQFENMLQNTAQLPANLVNELRGSLTRLASLSNTLKTQRGDIVALGEIFTNLFPEQSLFGDLAGASPQEVEAANARYKSEWDKWAKSVDQASQATFQLSGQQLSDLQQNPAQFQQYMDNLLSTPDGQMKAIQAGNQLSALQVQEARQLRELMATQVQSSLASQMKAEKEAQMQQEAWRNTLKTNRIGKAQAKPDPF, from the coding sequence ATGAAGAAATATATCCTTCTCGCTCTGACCCTGGCGTTGTTCGCTTCGCCCGCTCAGGCCATCACTGTCACCTGCACGAATTGCAGCACCAACCTGGTGCAAATGTTGGATCGCATCACCAACATGGAGCAGCTTTCCAGCCTGATGAAGCAGTATCAGGAAGCTGTGGAGCAGACGCGCCAGCAGATTCGTATGGTGCAGCAAAACGTGGAGCAGTTTGAAAACATGCTCCAGAACACGGCCCAGCTTCCGGCCAACCTGGTGAATGAGCTGCGAGGCAGCCTGACCCGGCTGGCTTCGCTTTCCAACACACTCAAAACCCAGCGCGGCGATATTGTGGCCTTGGGAGAAATCTTCACCAACCTGTTCCCTGAACAAAGCTTGTTCGGCGATCTGGCCGGAGCAAGTCCGCAGGAAGTGGAAGCCGCCAACGCTCGCTACAAGTCGGAGTGGGATAAGTGGGCAAAGTCGGTAGACCAGGCTTCGCAGGCCACGTTTCAGCTGAGTGGCCAACAGCTTTCCGATTTGCAGCAAAACCCGGCGCAATTCCAGCAATACATGGACAATCTTTTATCCACGCCGGACGGCCAGATGAAGGCGATCCAGGCGGGTAATCAGCTTTCAGCGCTCCAGGTGCAGGAAGCCCGGCAGTTGCGTGAACTCATGGCCACACAGGTGCAATCGTCGCTGGCCAGCCAGATGAAGGCGGAGAAGGAAGCGCAGATGCAGCAGGAGGCGTGGCGAAACACTCTGAAAACAAACAGGATTGGCAAGGCGCAGGCCAAGCCTGACCCATTCTAG
- the trbL gene encoding P-type conjugative transfer protein TrbL, giving the protein MKRNILFAFFLCLCCGLLVFGVSEAHAANEDFVSKLVAEFYNKTSAWEPILRKYALTVFRWLVILEVCFLGIKAALNRDQLGDIMKQFVMLLLTAGFFLAVITYYKEWSWNLINGLGAIGKELTPGGYSSESPFLTGMQLVKLVLDKLSIWSPGNSVALLLAALVIIVCFALISAQVVFIKCEAMIAMGAALILVGFGGSNFLKDYAVNAIRYVLAVAFKLFVMQLVLGVGIAFIEGFSTSTAELQDIFVVIGASVVLLALVKSLPDVCAGIINGSHVSSGAALTSAVAAAGGGAIGAAIGSSNTIKNMRDASNVANMEGASGLGKMAHMAKSLWGARQDAKTSGEKHLSTRTRSEMQERLERAKMNKNGDKS; this is encoded by the coding sequence ATGAAACGAAATATCCTGTTCGCCTTCTTCCTATGCCTCTGCTGCGGGCTGCTCGTGTTTGGCGTCAGTGAAGCCCATGCCGCAAATGAAGACTTCGTGTCCAAGCTGGTGGCTGAATTCTACAATAAGACAAGCGCCTGGGAACCGATTCTGCGTAAATACGCCCTGACCGTATTCCGCTGGCTGGTGATTCTGGAAGTCTGCTTTCTGGGCATCAAGGCCGCACTCAACCGCGATCAGCTTGGCGACATTATGAAGCAGTTCGTCATGCTCCTGCTGACGGCGGGCTTCTTCCTGGCTGTCATCACCTATTACAAAGAATGGTCGTGGAACCTCATCAACGGCCTGGGCGCTATCGGCAAAGAGCTGACTCCAGGCGGATATTCCTCGGAATCGCCGTTCCTGACCGGCATGCAGCTCGTCAAACTGGTGCTGGATAAACTCTCCATCTGGTCGCCAGGCAACTCCGTGGCATTGCTGCTTGCCGCCCTGGTAATCATTGTATGTTTCGCGCTCATTTCCGCGCAAGTGGTGTTCATCAAATGCGAAGCCATGATCGCCATGGGTGCGGCGCTGATCCTGGTGGGCTTCGGCGGTTCAAACTTCCTGAAAGATTACGCGGTGAATGCCATTCGCTATGTTCTGGCCGTAGCTTTCAAGCTCTTTGTCATGCAGCTCGTACTCGGTGTCGGCATCGCCTTTATTGAGGGCTTTTCCACCTCTACGGCTGAACTCCAAGACATATTCGTGGTCATTGGCGCGTCCGTGGTGCTCTTGGCCCTGGTTAAATCCCTGCCTGATGTCTGTGCGGGCATCATCAACGGTTCCCATGTCTCCAGCGGCGCGGCGCTGACTTCTGCTGTGGCTGCTGCCGGTGGCGGAGCCATCGGCGCGGCTATCGGCAGTTCCAACACCATCAAAAATATGCGGGACGCTTCCAACGTGGCCAACATGGAAGGCGCAAGCGGCCTCGGAAAAATGGCCCACATGGCTAAATCCCTCTGGGGGGCTCGCCAGGATGCGAAAACATCCGGAGAAAAGCACCTCAGCACTCGTACCCGCTCAGAAATGCAGGAACGCCTGGAGCGGGCAAAAATGAATAAAAACGGCGATAAATCTTAA
- a CDS encoding type IV secretion system protein has translation MAFFKDKTDKPAPDKAGSPYLNGREEWLERYGSYISWATQWRMVAFFCLILTGISITGNVIQARQVKTVPYIIEVDNLGKSSVVARADAASATPQRLIQAEIAACISNWRTVTADVELQKKMIDRLSFFMAGSAKGVLRQWYEANNPYEIAKTGKLVHVEVKGLPLPVSSDSYRVEWVETVRSHAGVTLDTYTYEATVTVQINPPTVDAVLLRNPGGVYITALSAGKVVGAQTLAPATPTSSKTNEQ, from the coding sequence ATGGCTTTTTTCAAAGACAAAACAGATAAGCCCGCACCGGATAAAGCGGGCAGCCCCTACCTGAACGGGCGGGAAGAATGGCTGGAGCGCTACGGCTCCTACATCAGCTGGGCAACGCAATGGCGTATGGTGGCTTTTTTCTGCCTGATCCTGACCGGCATTTCCATCACCGGCAACGTCATCCAGGCGCGGCAAGTCAAGACGGTTCCCTACATCATCGAAGTGGACAACCTGGGGAAATCCTCTGTTGTAGCACGGGCAGACGCAGCCAGCGCAACACCACAGCGCCTGATACAGGCGGAAATTGCGGCCTGCATCAGCAACTGGCGCACAGTCACGGCGGACGTGGAACTCCAGAAAAAGATGATTGATCGCCTGTCCTTCTTCATGGCCGGGAGCGCCAAGGGCGTTCTGCGTCAATGGTATGAAGCAAATAATCCCTATGAAATCGCAAAGACCGGCAAGCTGGTGCATGTGGAAGTCAAAGGCCTGCCCCTGCCGGTCAGCTCCGATTCCTACCGGGTTGAATGGGTAGAAACCGTCCGCAGCCACGCGGGCGTTACCCTGGATACCTACACCTATGAAGCCACGGTAACGGTGCAAATCAATCCGCCCACAGTGGACGCGGTTCTCTTGCGTAACCCTGGCGGCGTGTACATCACGGCGCTGTCAGCCGGGAAAGTGGTTGGTGCTCAGACTTTGGCTCCGGCCACACCCACGTCATCCAAAACCAATGAACAATGA
- the trbG gene encoding P-type conjugative transfer protein TrbG, with translation MKKILLFAFVFALNAVPAIAAPASVPDGYPPALTAEGVPTVMPPSMPEIDYLSPKTVPLNSREKKALQLSSDWSRQNVDPVLSSGGKVVFVHGASLPTIVATPMQVCDVELESGETVNEIVVGDSARWMVDSGSAGSGAGATVHLFIKPVDAGLESSAVVTTNRRVYHLRLVSQRSGHTPYVGFLYADAMRQKAAQRQAKEAKDREWNSTTVDGKQADLSALNFNYEVKGKASWKPERVYDDGQQTFIRLQEKSKSGEMPVLLVRKGKQDVLVNYRVKDSAMIVDGLFERIALIIGVGGDQEKIEVVRGGK, from the coding sequence ATGAAAAAGATACTGCTCTTTGCCTTTGTATTTGCCCTGAACGCTGTTCCCGCCATAGCGGCTCCGGCTTCTGTGCCAGACGGCTATCCTCCGGCATTGACGGCTGAAGGAGTGCCCACGGTCATGCCGCCGTCCATGCCGGAAATCGACTATCTCAGCCCCAAGACTGTCCCCCTGAACTCCAGGGAGAAAAAGGCACTGCAACTTTCCAGCGACTGGTCACGGCAGAATGTTGACCCTGTTTTATCCAGCGGCGGCAAGGTGGTTTTCGTGCATGGGGCCAGCCTGCCCACGATTGTGGCCACACCCATGCAGGTATGTGACGTGGAACTCGAATCCGGCGAAACCGTTAATGAAATAGTGGTGGGCGACTCTGCCCGCTGGATGGTGGATTCCGGCTCTGCCGGTTCCGGCGCTGGGGCTACGGTTCACCTCTTCATCAAGCCGGTGGACGCGGGGCTGGAAAGCTCCGCCGTTGTTACTACAAACCGCCGCGTGTACCATTTGCGGCTTGTCTCTCAGCGTTCCGGGCATACGCCGTATGTTGGCTTCTTGTACGCTGATGCCATGCGCCAGAAAGCGGCTCAAAGGCAAGCCAAAGAGGCCAAAGATCGGGAATGGAATTCTACCACTGTGGACGGCAAACAAGCGGATTTGTCCGCTCTGAACTTCAACTACGAGGTCAAGGGCAAGGCGAGCTGGAAGCCGGAGCGCGTATACGACGATGGCCAGCAAACCTTCATCCGGCTGCAGGAGAAGTCCAAGTCGGGGGAAATGCCGGTGCTCCTGGTGCGCAAGGGAAAACAGGATGTACTGGTGAACTATAGAGTCAAAGACTCGGCCATGATCGTGGATGGCCTTTTTGAGCGCATTGCCCTGATTATCGGTGTGGGCGGCGATCAGGAAAAAATCGAAGTCGTGAGAGGGGGTAAGTGA
- a CDS encoding TrbI/VirB10 family protein, whose translation MSDTTPNSLEPVKKVNVARMSKWPMYAVALAGLLLVGILVYSVNFAHNQKEEAATKKVDIKEQEKPLLMGEGKGLALMPPAGSPAIAGPPAAPEKSTKKEPLIVVQGGKEQSDPYRQELENIRRMKAQAQLTALTAPLGVKKASERADSKAATVTEERRRESSNGQDGSPDPYGIRESSYDPAADKDKEAFFSRAGKDSSWMSPHTRTAGQPLELKTGTVIPGVMVTGINSDLPGNIIAQVSQNVWDTATGRQLLIPQGAKLFGTYDSRVIYGQERVLVAWNRVVFPDGSAVTLGAMPGSDIAGNAGYTDEVDNHYFRIFGSAVLMSMITGGMSYSMDALRPSSGSDSGNSTPTLQDEMGAALAAQLGQATMQLLQKNLNIKPTLEIRTGYQFNVIVTKDLVFQQPYKAWR comes from the coding sequence ATGTCCGACACTACCCCTAACAGCCTTGAGCCGGTCAAAAAGGTCAACGTGGCCCGCATGAGCAAATGGCCCATGTATGCCGTGGCGCTGGCTGGCCTTTTGCTGGTCGGCATTCTGGTCTACAGCGTGAACTTTGCCCACAACCAGAAAGAAGAAGCCGCCACGAAAAAAGTGGATATTAAAGAGCAGGAAAAGCCGTTGCTCATGGGTGAAGGCAAGGGCCTTGCCCTGATGCCTCCGGCTGGTTCTCCAGCCATTGCCGGGCCTCCGGCAGCTCCCGAAAAAAGCACAAAAAAAGAACCGCTGATTGTCGTCCAGGGCGGCAAAGAGCAATCTGATCCGTACCGTCAGGAGCTGGAAAACATCCGGCGCATGAAGGCTCAGGCGCAACTGACGGCGCTTACGGCTCCCCTTGGCGTCAAAAAAGCCTCTGAAAGAGCGGACAGCAAAGCCGCTACGGTAACGGAAGAACGGCGGCGGGAATCTTCCAACGGCCAAGACGGTAGTCCCGATCCTTACGGTATCCGGGAAAGCTCCTACGATCCTGCTGCGGATAAGGACAAAGAGGCCTTTTTCAGCCGGGCCGGAAAGGATTCCAGCTGGATGTCGCCCCATACCCGCACAGCCGGTCAGCCTCTGGAACTGAAAACCGGCACAGTGATCCCCGGCGTTATGGTGACAGGCATCAATTCCGATCTGCCGGGCAACATTATTGCCCAAGTGTCACAAAACGTCTGGGATACGGCCACAGGCAGGCAACTGCTCATTCCGCAGGGAGCAAAGCTCTTCGGCACCTACGATTCACGGGTAATTTACGGGCAAGAACGGGTGCTGGTGGCCTGGAACCGCGTGGTTTTTCCTGATGGTTCCGCCGTCACCCTTGGAGCCATGCCCGGCTCGGATATTGCGGGGAATGCCGGGTACACGGATGAAGTGGACAACCACTATTTCCGTATTTTTGGTTCCGCCGTGCTCATGAGCATGATTACAGGCGGCATGTCCTATTCTATGGATGCGCTACGGCCTTCCAGCGGTTCGGACAGCGGCAACAGCACACCTACCTTGCAGGATGAAATGGGCGCGGCCCTGGCTGCGCAATTAGGGCAGGCCACCATGCAGCTGTTGCAGAAAAACCTGAATATAAAGCCCACCCTGGAAATCCGCACGGGCTATCAGTTCAACGTGATCGTCACTAAGGACTTGGTGTTTCAGCAGCCGTACAAGGCTTGGCGATAG
- a CDS encoding type IV secretory system conjugative DNA transfer family protein → MGVVPKYGLGTEKPKSSLRWLYPPFLLLHGLVSMMLATQRIAAFFSYQPALGKPLGVAFGLPWYWPWSAFEWQAKFGPADTYGFIDQAITQSQALFLLPQFIILGVWLCFAKKLRSNANLHGSARWAEEKEIRTMGYFEGKGVYVGGWLKKYAGLALLLRGLQSKPEEVQQYLRHNGPEHIMVFAPTRSGKGVGLILPTLLAWEGSSIVLDIKGENWALTAGWRKSQDQTVLRFDPSDPSGASACFNPLEEIRLDSLLAIPDVQNMAAMLVDPTGKGLEDHWSKAAFAMLGGAILHCCIMIRHSQKRTANLYDLSCMLADESRTIKQLFEEMIATPHADIIKEMFPHGEGGAEAHTFIASSAREMSNKAENEASGVVSTALTNLALYRDPVVALNTASCDFRIHDLMNHDKPVNLYLVISPADIDRMRPLLRLMVDMIVRRICSKMEFADGSSKAGYKHRLLLMLDEFTSLGKLPIMEKALAYIAGYGGKVYLIVQDITQLNAVYGKDNALMANCHVRIAYAPNTIETAKTLSDMTGKTTVVEEKVSLSGSRSGHMKNASVNVTETARPLLTPDECMRLPGPEKDNQGKVIKPGDMLIFTAGQSPIYGRQILYFFDPVFSKRSKVPVPGLNSVYQSGISDSLYQPRPAAWYTAAPSASSSSAAKPAPETVTTPPEASYESYFAE, encoded by the coding sequence ATGGGCGTTGTGCCAAAATACGGCCTGGGCACAGAGAAGCCTAAAAGTTCTCTGCGCTGGCTGTACCCGCCTTTTTTACTTTTACATGGCCTTGTCAGCATGATGCTGGCCACACAACGTATAGCCGCATTTTTCAGCTATCAGCCAGCTCTCGGCAAGCCCTTGGGCGTGGCCTTCGGCCTGCCCTGGTATTGGCCCTGGTCGGCCTTTGAATGGCAGGCGAAGTTTGGGCCAGCCGATACCTACGGCTTCATTGATCAGGCCATTACTCAGAGCCAGGCCCTGTTCCTGCTGCCACAATTCATCATCTTGGGCGTGTGGCTCTGCTTTGCAAAAAAGCTGCGCTCCAATGCCAATTTGCACGGCTCTGCCCGGTGGGCGGAAGAAAAAGAAATCCGCACGATGGGCTACTTTGAGGGCAAAGGCGTCTACGTGGGCGGCTGGCTCAAAAAGTACGCTGGGCTGGCTCTGCTGCTGCGCGGGCTGCAATCCAAGCCGGAAGAAGTTCAACAGTACCTGCGCCACAACGGGCCGGAACATATCATGGTTTTCGCGCCCACTCGCTCCGGCAAGGGCGTGGGTCTGATTCTGCCCACGCTTCTGGCCTGGGAAGGTTCCAGCATTGTGCTGGATATCAAGGGCGAAAACTGGGCGCTGACGGCTGGCTGGCGGAAATCGCAAGATCAGACTGTGCTGCGCTTTGATCCGTCTGACCCTTCCGGCGCATCGGCCTGCTTTAATCCCTTGGAAGAAATCCGCCTGGATTCTCTCCTGGCCATTCCTGATGTGCAGAACATGGCTGCCATGCTGGTTGATCCCACAGGCAAAGGCCTGGAAGACCACTGGAGCAAAGCGGCTTTCGCCATGCTCGGCGGTGCAATCCTGCATTGCTGCATCATGATCCGGCATAGCCAGAAGCGCACGGCCAACCTCTACGATCTTTCCTGCATGCTGGCGGATGAAAGCCGTACTATAAAACAGCTTTTTGAGGAAATGATCGCCACACCACACGCGGATATTATCAAAGAGATGTTTCCGCATGGCGAAGGAGGTGCCGAAGCCCATACCTTCATCGCTTCATCCGCTCGAGAAATGAGTAACAAGGCGGAGAACGAGGCCAGCGGCGTTGTTTCCACCGCCCTGACCAACCTGGCTCTCTACCGCGATCCTGTGGTGGCCCTGAACACCGCTTCTTGTGACTTCCGCATTCACGATCTGATGAACCATGACAAGCCGGTGAACCTCTACCTTGTCATTTCCCCGGCTGACATTGACCGTATGCGGCCTTTGCTGCGGCTCATGGTGGACATGATTGTGCGCCGCATCTGCTCTAAAATGGAGTTCGCGGACGGCTCCAGCAAAGCGGGCTACAAGCACCGGCTTTTGCTTATGCTCGATGAGTTCACCTCTTTGGGCAAACTTCCGATCATGGAAAAGGCCCTGGCCTACATCGCCGGTTACGGCGGCAAGGTCTATCTCATCGTTCAGGACATAACCCAGCTCAATGCTGTGTACGGCAAGGATAACGCGCTCATGGCCAACTGCCATGTGCGCATTGCTTACGCTCCCAACACCATTGAAACCGCCAAAACCCTTTCGGACATGACCGGCAAGACCACGGTGGTGGAAGAAAAGGTGTCACTCTCTGGCTCCCGCTCCGGCCACATGAAAAACGCCTCGGTGAACGTCACAGAAACAGCCAGACCGTTGCTCACGCCTGACGAATGCATGCGTCTGCCTGGGCCGGAAAAGGACAACCAGGGCAAGGTGATCAAGCCCGGCGATATGCTCATTTTCACTGCCGGTCAGTCGCCGATTTATGGGAGGCAGATTCTTTACTTTTTTGATCCGGTGTTTTCCAAGCGTTCCAAGGTGCCGGTGCCCGGCCTGAACAGCGTGTATCAGAGCGGCATTTCCGATTCCCTGTACCAGCCGCGCCCTGCGGCTTGGTATACGGCAGCGCCTTCTGCTTCCTCCAGTTCTGCGGCCAAGCCCGCGCCTGAAACCGTCACAACCCCACCAGAGGCCTCCTATGAAAGCTATTTCGCTGAATAG
- the traF gene encoding conjugative transfer signal peptidase TraF, giving the protein MKAISLNRWARRGLFSVLWLAIMLMLAFGSGLRINPTPSLPKGVYRISPGAPGKGDLVSFCLDGEYAALAGERGYLQAGSCPSGLRPLLKRIAGLPGDIVNPDALHIRALDSQGRAMPSVLSAGVIPSGMALVLADHQGSFDSRYFGLVPLDALQRVEPVFIFNSKGE; this is encoded by the coding sequence ATGAAAGCTATTTCGCTGAATAGGTGGGCGCGACGCGGCCTTTTTTCGGTGCTCTGGCTGGCGATCATGCTGATGCTGGCTTTTGGCTCGGGCCTGCGCATAAATCCCACGCCGTCTTTGCCCAAAGGTGTCTACCGGATTTCCCCGGGTGCTCCGGGGAAAGGCGACTTGGTGAGCTTCTGCCTGGATGGCGAGTACGCGGCTCTGGCCGGAGAACGCGGCTATCTGCAAGCTGGTTCCTGTCCCTCCGGGCTTCGCCCTCTGCTCAAACGGATAGCGGGCCTGCCGGGCGATATCGTGAACCCCGACGCTCTGCATATCCGCGCCCTGGACAGCCAGGGCCGCGCCATGCCCTCAGTTCTCAGCGCCGGGGTTATCCCGTCCGGCATGGCTCTGGTGTTGGCCGATCATCAGGGCAGTTTCGACAGCCGTTATTTCGGGCTTGTCCCGCTGGATGCGCTCCAGCGGGTCGAGCCTGTTTTTATTTTCAACTCCAAAGGAGAATAA